A region from the Oncorhynchus clarkii lewisi isolate Uvic-CL-2024 chromosome 8, UVic_Ocla_1.0, whole genome shotgun sequence genome encodes:
- the LOC139414983 gene encoding zinc transporter 1a: MACEPNRVRLICMLSLTFGFFIVEVVVSRITASLAMLSDSFHMLSDVIALLVALVAVRFAQKTQSTNKNTFGWIRAEVMGALVNAVFLTALCFTIILEAVERFTNPHEIEKPHVVIGVGAAGLLVNLLGLCLFHGHAGGGHGHSHGGGGHSHGNKKNKRGKLCKSERPNGSSGEETNNLVGSHNSPPNGVNTERRRHEIVCNDSEMQMNGSAPYEELDYSHDEASLNMRGVFLHVLGDALGSVIVVVNALIFTFVWRPCPPGETCFNPCIDSHSTDGNSSSFQRTVVGPCWVLYLDPTLCIIMVGILLYTTYPLLKESALILLQTVPKQIDMHRLNERLLLLDGVLAIHELHIWQLAGSRIIATAHIKCHDPTSYMDVAKRIKDFFHDEGIHATTIQPEFVTINSESSASLCELSCRTQCAPKLCCGAADKLGVAGAGPVGSEKILSGEGDALAASAIDVINETPQGAAVLEQAATAVVQVVPQPEPEVVITREVESSL; the protein is encoded by the exons ATGGCTTGTGAACCTAATCGTGTGCGGCTAATATGCATGCTTTCATTGACTTTTGGCTTTTTTATCGTGGAGGTTGTCGTCAGTCGGATCACTGCATCTTTAGCAATGCTTTCGGACTCCTTTCATATGCTATCGGATGTCATAGCGCTGCTTGTGGCTTTGGTGGCCGTGCGCTTCGCTCAGAAAACACAATCGACAAATAAAAACACCTTCGGATGGATCCGGGCTGAGGTGATGGGGGCTCTGGTCAACGCAGTGTTCCTCACAGCTCTCTGTTTTACCATAATATTGGAGGCCGTCGAGCGATTCACAAACCCACATGAAATCGAGAAACCCCATGTAGTTATCGGTGTGGGGGCCGCCGGGCTCCTGGTCAACCTCCTCGGGCTGTGCTTGTTCCACGGACACGCAGGTGGTGGACACGGGCACTCCCATGGAGGAGGAGGCCATTCTCATGGAAATAAGAAAAACAAGCGGGGTAAACTATGCAAGTCAGAAAGACCGAATGGATCATCAGGAGAGGAGACCAACAACCTGGTAGGAAGCCACAACAGCCCCCCTAATGGCGTGAACACCGAGAGACGTAGACATG AGATCGTTTGTAACGACAGTGAGATGCAGATGAACGGCAGCGCTCCCTACGAGGAGCTGGACTACAGCCACGACGAGGCCTCGCTCAACATGCGCGGCGTCTTCCTACACGTGCTGGGCGACGCCCTGGGCTCTGTCATCGTGGTGGTCAACGCCCTCATCTTCACCTTCGTATGGCGGCCGTGCCCGCCCGGCGAGACCTGCTTCAACCCATGCATCGACAGCCACTCCACCGACGGCAACAGTTCTAGCTTTCAACGGACCGTGGTGGGACCGTGCTGGGTGCTGTACCTGGACCCCACGCTGTGCATCATCATGGTGGGTATCTTGCTCTACACCACCTACCCACTGCTCAAGGAGTCTGCACTGATCCTCCTGCAGACGGTGCCCAAGCAGATCGACATGCATCGCCTCAACGAGCGGCTGCTCTTGCTGGACGGCGTGCTGGCCATCCACGAACTGCACATCTGGCAGCTGGCGGGCTCACGCATCATCGCCACGGCGCACATAAAGTGTCACGACCCCACGTCCTACATGGACGTGGCCAAGCGCATCAAGGACTTCTTCCATGATGAGGGCATCCACGCCACCACCATCCAGCCTGAGTTTGTTACCATCAACTCCGAGTCAAGTGCCTCCCTCTGCGAGCTCTCCTGCCGGACACAGTGCGCACCTAAGCTGTGTTGTGGCGCTGCTGACAAGCTGGGCGTGGCTGGTGCTGGTCCGGTAGGCTCGGAGAAGATCCTGAGTGGTGAGGGGGATGCGCTGGCGGCCTCGGCCATAGATGTTATCAACGAGACCCCACAGGGAGCAGCAGTCCTGGAGCAGGCGGCCACTGCAGTTGTCCAGGTGGTTCCTCAGCCGGAGCCCGAGGTCGTCATCACCCGAGAGGTGGAGTCTTCTCTGTga